One region of Triticum aestivum cultivar Chinese Spring chromosome 6B, IWGSC CS RefSeq v2.1, whole genome shotgun sequence genomic DNA includes:
- the LOC123136225 gene encoding gamma-tubulin complex component 3, which produces MDEHQAGDLVKELVLRLVPADSGRDAGGALRFAHRLLSSRLAPAVLPDEHALAESIKRRLAASGRPDDALAFADLHSKLSARSRPASLWPLLYLLDSLSSHRRGAASCLPDLPTAAPPRHATSRAPGTPAGGVALVSNDPDNIREIALREYTELVLDETEVSEATLVRDVLYACQGIDGRYVRYDKASDTYDLPGGVRVPGSTRTLVRKLCEVGWLFRKVRGFISDNVSRLPSHAATEVGTVAQAFCSALQEELSDYYKLLAVLESYSLNPIPTPGSDSGVSGNYLSLRRLVVWLAEPAVKMRLMAVLVDGCRGLRGGGMAGAIHGHAQHGDPMVQDFMARLLRRVCSPLFEMVRSWVLEGELEDVFGEFFIVGQPVKAESLWREGYLIQSDMLPSFISPVLAQRILRTGKSINFLRVCCDDNGWAEAATEAAAYVGTTTSRGGLGYGQIDALEALVVEAAKRIDQRLMDVIHKRYRFKDHCLAIKRYLLLGQGDFVQYLMDVVGPELSEPANRISSFHLAGLLETAIRASDAQYDDRDILDRIRVKMMDHGDGDRGWDVFSLEYDARVPLDTVFTASVMKMYLKIFNFLWKLKRVDHSLTGVWKTMKPNCIVSSPFYKEGTSIRAQFVSVLRKCQVLFNEMNHFVTNFQYYIMFEVLEVSWARFSEEMDAAKDLDDLLMGHDKYLTSIVEKSLLGERSLGILRNLFALFDIILQFRSHADRWFERIYELQLRGKSKPKTKSKETGSWLEGGRKAMIQLAGELFRKMGEDLDSIAKDYTASLDSFISQLPLQQHVDLKFLLFRLDFTEYYSRVSSNK; this is translated from the exons ATGGACGAGCACCAGGCCGGGGATCTCGTCAAGGAgctcgtcctccgcctcgtccccGCCGACTCCGGGCGCGACGCGGGCGGCGCGCTGCGGTTCGCGCACCGGCTGCTCTCCAGCCGCCTCGCCCCGGCCGTCCTCCCCGACGAGCACGCGCTGGCGGAGTCCATcaagcgccgcctcgccgcctccggccgccccgACGACGCCCTCGCCTTCGCCGACCTCCACTCCAAGCTCTCCGCCCGGTCCCGCCCCGCCTCCCTCTGGCCGCTCCTCTACCTGCTCGACTCGCTCTCCTCCCACCGCCGCGGGGCCGCCTCCTGCCTCCCCGACCTCcccaccgccgcgccgccgaggCATGCCACCTCGCGGGCGCCAGGCACGCCGGCCGGCGGCGTGGCGCTCGTCTCCAACGACCCGGACAACATCCGCGAGATCGCGCTGCGGGAGTACACCGAGCTGGTGCTCGACGAGACGGAGGTGTCGGAGGCCACGCTGGTGCGCGACGTGCTCTACGCCTGCCAGGGCATCGACGGCCGCTACGTTCGGTACGACAAGGCCAGCGACACCTACGACCTGCCCGGCGGAGTCCGCGTGCCCGGCTCCACTCGCACCCTGGTACGCAAGCTGTGCGAGGTCGGCTGGCTGTTCCGCAAGGTGCGAGGCTTCATCTCCGACAATGTGAGCCGCTTGCCCTCCCATGCCGCCACCGAGGTCGGCACTGTTGCTCAGGCCTTCTGCTCAGCTCTACAGGAGGAACTGTCTGATTACTATAAGCTACTTGCAGTTCTAGAGTCGTACTCGTTGAATCCGATCCCAACACCTGGGTCTGATTCGGGCGTGTCAGGCAATTACCTCTCGCTGCGGCGTCTTGTTGTGTGGCTTGCTGAGCCTGCGGTGAAAATGCGATTGATGGCCGTCTTGGTGGATGGATGCCGTGGTTTGAGAGGTGGTGGAATGGCTGGTGCGATCCATGGGCACGCGCAGCATGGGGATCCCATGGTTCAAGACTTTATGGCCCGCTTGCTGCGGCGAGTCTGCTCACCCCTGTTTGAAATGGTCCGAAGCTGGGTGCTTGAAGGTGAATTGGAGGACGTATTTGGCGAGTTCTTCATTGTTGGGCAGCCAGTTAAGGCTGAATCTTTGTGGCGGGAGGGCTACCTTATTCAGTCTGATATGCTACCGAGTTTCATTTCTCCGGTGCTGGCACAAAGGATCCTCAGAACAGGGAAGTCGATCAACTTTCTCAGAGTTTGCTGTGATGATAATGGTTGGGCTGAGGCTGCCACTGAGGCTGCAGCCTATGTTGGCACCACAACAAGTCGAGGTGGGCTTGGTTATGGGCAGATTGATGCTTTGGAGGCATTGGTGGTAGAAGCAGCCAAGAGGATTGATCAACGTTTGATGGATGTGATCCATAAGCGATACCGATTTAAAGACCATTGTCTTGCTATCAAGAGATATTTGCTTCTTGGGCAGGGTGATTTTGTTCAGTATCTGATGGATGTTGTTGGTCCAGAGTTGTCAGAACCAGCCAATAGAATTAGCTCCTTCCACCTTGCTGGCTTGCTTGAAACTGCAATACGTGCGTCTGATGCGCAATATGATGACCGTGACATCTTGGACCGGATAAGAGTAAAGATGATGGATCACGGAGATGGTGATCGTGGCTGGGACGTCTTCTCCTTGGAGTATGACGCTAGGGTCCCTCTGGACACGGTGTTCACAGCTTCAGTCATGAAGATGTACCTCAAGATATTCAACTTCCTATGGAAGCTTAAGCGTGTTGACCATTCTCTGACTGGAGTCTGGAAGACAATGAAGCCTAATTGCATTGTTTCTTCTCCATTCTACAAGGAAGGGACAAGCATCAGGGCTCAGTTTGTTTCAGTTCTTCGGAAATGCCAAGTTCTGTTCAATGAAATGAACCATTTTGTGACCAACTTCCAGTACTACATTATGTTTGAGGTCCTGGAGGTTTCCTGGGCTCGTTTTTCAGAAGAAATGGATGCAGCAAAAGATTTGGATGATCTTCTCATGGGACATGATAAGTATCTCACTTCAATTGTGGAGAAGTCCCTCCTGGGTGAGCGGTCCCTGGGAATTTTGAGAAATCTTTTTGCTTTGTTTGACATCATATTACAGTTCCGCAGCCATGCTGATAGGTGGTTTGAACGGATATATGAGTTGCAACTAAG GGGAAAGAGTAAACCGAAAACAAAATCCAAGGAAACAGGTTCATGGCTGGAGGGGGGCAGAAAAGCCATGATTCAACTCGCAGGGGAACTGTTTCGGAAAATGGGTGAAGATTTGGATAGCATTGCGAAAGATTATACAGCTTCTCTCGACTCATTTATCTCCCAGTTGCCCCTGCAGCAACATGTTGATTTGAAGTTCCTTCTCTTTCGTTTGGACTTCACTGAATACTACAGCCGTGTTTCATCCAACAAATGA